From a single Notolabrus celidotus isolate fNotCel1 chromosome 7, fNotCel1.pri, whole genome shotgun sequence genomic region:
- the LOC117815604 gene encoding ubiquitin carboxyl-terminal hydrolase 34-like, with product MSAEDEGATPVKRRRVSSDDDRAGESTAPLCVASSSSALPSCSDQKPDHQEALTPASTSDTETRDSSSLIDPGTEQDPPTPDPAPSSSGNLDSSPKEEKMEASSSSSSSFSSSSSLLQEAGEGFAQGEEPEPQRHVAASEEEAEPRESRRGEASSAASEEVKEEKEAGSKNSSATPLSEDAAFPSALGLVGEGPEGCSSHAPSAQAFPSTGPPPDMLDMLYRTVEATIAIVTKLSVKGPPSS from the coding sequence atgtcagctGAGGACGAAGGAGCGACCCCGGTGAAGAGGCGGAGGGTGAGCAGCGATGACGACAGAGCCGGTGAGTCCACGGCGCCGCTCTGCGTGGCGTCTTCCTCCTCGGCGCTCCCGTCCTGCAGCGACCAGAAACCCGACCACCAGGAGGCGCTGACGCCCGCCAGCacctcagacacagagacaaggGACTCCTCCTCGCTGATCGACCCGGGCACAGAGCAGGACCCGCCCACTCCTGACCCCGCCCCCAGCTCCTCTGGCAACCTAGACTCCTCCCCTaaagaggagaagatggaggcCTCTTCCTCGTCGTCCTCCtcgttctcctcctcttcctccctgctgCAGGAGGCGGGCGAGGGCTTTGCACAGGGGGAGGAGCCTGAGCCGCAGAGACATGTGGCTGCAAgcgaggaggaggcggagccaAGGGAGAGCAGGCGGGGGGAGGCGTCGTCTGCCGCGTCAGAGGAAgtgaaggaagagaaggaggcgGGCTCTAAGAACAGCTCGGCCACGCCCCTTTCTGAGGACGCTGCTTTCCCGTCGGCCCTTGGCCTCGTTGGGGAGGGGCCAGAGGGCTGCAGTAGCCACGCCCCCTCCGCACAGGCGTTCCCCAGCACAGGCCCGCCGCCTGACATGCTGGACATGCTGTACAGGACGGTGGAGGCCACCATCGCCATAGTTACCAAACTGTCTGTAAAAGGCCCGCCCTCTTCATGA